CAGCGCCATCACGCCGAGGCCGAGGAAGCCGCCCTTGGAAATGCCAAGCAGGCAGACGCCGATGACGGCGACCGCCATGAAGGCGGGATTTGTCAGAAGGTCCAAGGGCACCCGGCATGCGAGAGGAATCGAGGCAGCGCATCTGAGCGCAGGGCGCTATTTTGCGCCAGATCAATTTTCGGCCGGGCTGATTATGCGTCGTTGGTGGTGCTTGCAAATCCGAAGCACTGGATGAGAATCGACGCGGGAGAAAAGCCATGGATGTCAAAACCAGCCGCTATCACGAGGTCTACGCGTCCTGGCGGCGGGATCCGCAGGCGTTCTGGGGAGAAGCCGCGAACGCGATCGACTGGATCGAGAAGCCCAAGACGGTGTTCGATCCCAAGGCCGGCATCTACGGCCGCTGGTTCCCCGATGGGGTCTGCAACACCTGCTACAACGCGGTCGACCGCCACGTCGAAGCCGGCCGCGGCGAGCAGGCCGCGATCATCTACGACTCGCCGGTCACCGGCACGAAAGCGACCATCACTTACGCGGCGCTGCAGACCAAGACCGAGATCCTCGCCGGCATCCTCGAAAAGGATTTCGGCGTCACCAAGGGAGACCGGGTCATCATCTACATGCCGATGGTGCCCGAAGCCGTGGTTGCGATGCTCGCCTGCGCGCGCATCGGCGCGGTGCACTCGGTGGTGTTCGGCGGCTTCGCGCCGAAGGAGCTTGCCACCCGCATTGACGACTGCACGCCGAAGGCCGTGCTCTCGGCGAGCTGCGGCATCGAGGGTGCGCGCGTCGTGCCTTACAAGCCGATGCTCGACGAGGCGATCGGGCTCGCCAAACACAAGCCGGCCCACTGCCTGATCCTGCAACGGCCGCAGGTCCGGGCCGAGCTGATCGCCGGCCGCGATCACGACTGGCATGCCAAGTGGGACGACGCGCTGGTCTGGGCCAAGAACGTGCTGACGCCGGTGCCGGTGAAGGCCACCGATCCGCTCTACGTGCTTTACACATCGGGCACCACCGGTATTCCGAAGGGCGTGGTCCGCGACAACGGCGGCCACATGGTCGCGCTGAAATGGTCGATGAAGAATCTCTACGGCATCGAGCCGGGCGAGGTGTGGTGGTCGGCCTCCGACATCGGCTGGGTGGTCGGCCACAGCTACATCGTCTATGGGCCGCTGCTGCACGGTGCCACCACGATTCTCTACGAAGGAAAGCCGGTCGGCACGCCGAACGCCGGCGCATTCTGGCGCGTGATCGCCGAACACGGCGCGGTCGCGATGTTCACGGCACCGACTGCGTTCCGCGCGATCAAGAAGGAAGATCCGCAGGGCAAGCTGTTTGCGCAATATGATCTCTCGAAATTCCGCACGTTGTTTCTCGCTGGCGAACGCGCCGATCCCGATACGCTCATCTGGGCCGAGAACCTGCTGCATCGTCCGGTCATCGATCATTGGTGGCAGACCGAAACCGGCTGGTGCATCGCAGGCAACCCGGTGGGCTTGGGCCTGCTTCCGATCAAGCACGGCTCGCCGACCGTGGCGATGCCGGGCTACGACATTCGCGTCGTCGACGAGGGCTGCAAGGAGGTGCCGATCGGCACCATGGGCTCGATCGTGGTCAAGCTGCCGCTGCCGCCCGGCGCGCTGCCGACGCTGTGGCAGCAGGACGCGCGGATGAAGGAGAGCTATCTCGCTGAATTTCCCGGCTGCTACAAAACCGCCGACGCCGGCTATGTCGACGACGACGGCTACATCTACGTGATGGGCCGCACCGACGACATCATCAATGTCGCGGGGCACAGACTTTCGACCGGCGGCATGGAGGAGGTGCTGGCCGGCCATAAGGACGTCGCCGAATGCGCGGTGCTCGGCATCAAGGACGAACTCAAGGGCGAGGTGCCTTGCGGCTTCGTTGTCCTGAAAAGCGGCGTCAACCGCCCGCCCGCCGACATTGAAAGCGAATGTATCGCGCTCATTCGCGAGAAAATCGGCCCCGTGGCGTCGTTCCGCCTCGCCATCGTGGTCAATCGTCTGCCCAAGACGCGTTCCGGAAAAATCCTGCGCGGCACCATCAAGAAGATCGCCGACCGCGATCCATGGACGATGCCTGCGACCATCGACGATCCGGCGATCCTTGACGAGATCGGCGGTGCGATGAAGGCCAAGGGCCTGATGGCATAAGGGCCTGATGGCATAAGCGCCTGAGCGAGTGGGCAGGGCCCTTTCGCTTTCACATTCGTTCGTCCGTCTTGCAACGCAGCATCGCTTCTGCTCGCGCGAGCGTCGCCTCGTTGCTAGCATGCCTCAACAACAAGCGTTTCAAATTGGGGGAGGGCATCATGGCCGACACGGGGGCCGAACCGAAACTTCTGCTGCCGCAGCTTCAGTCGTTCTACGAAGTGGTCACGCCGCTGGCGTGGCCGATCGTCCGGATCGCTGCGGGCTGGAATCTTTTCGTGCATGGCTGGGGCAAAGGCATCGTGCGCGGGCCCGGAGCCTTCGCCAAAGGCTTCGCCGACATGGGCTTCGATTCCGCAACGATGCTCTGGGTGTGGGGCTCGCTCGCGATCGAACTGGTCGGAGGCGCGGCGCTGATCCTCGGTCTGTTCACGCGCTTCTGGGCCGCCGCCGCCGCCATCGAGATGGCGATCATCATGGGGCTCTACTGGAACAACGGGTTCGCCTGGCTCAACCGCGGCTATGAATACGTGCTGTTGTGGGGACTCGTGTGCTTCGCCATCGCACTTCGCGGCGGCGGGCCTTATTCGCTGGATCGCGTGCTCGGCAAGGAGCTCTAAGCCCCTTCAATCGCCTACTTTTTTGGACCGGTGCTACTGTTTGCAGCAGTGCCGGTCGTCTGCTGTTGTCAGGCTCGTCGGAGAATGTCTTGAACGCTCGGCCGTCAACCACTAATTGAGCGCAGTCGGCATCCATTTCAGCGTCGATTTGGATCAGGTGGCGGCTTGAGCCGTCGCCTTTTTGCTGCGTTCAGTTTTCGAAATTTTCTTTGGCTCAGCGGAATCGGTATGCCTCCCGAAATGCCCGATATTGTCGGCAATGCGCCCGCGCCTGCGGAGATCAGGGCGGCCCTCGAGCGTGTGATTGCCAGCGAGGCGTTCAGCCGCTCGCCGCAGCTCGGCGCGTTTCTGCGTTTCGTGGCGGACGCGACCCTGTCCGGCAAGAGCGACCGCATCAAGGCCTACACCATCGGCGTCGAGGTGCTCCGGCGCGACGCCAACTTCGATCCGCAGCTCGATCCGATCGTCCGCGTCGAGGCGACGCGGCTTCGCCGCACCATCGAGCGCTACTACGCAGGGGCCGGGCAGGACGACGATATCGTCATCGACCTGCCGCGCGGTTCCTACGTGCCGACCTTCCGGCGGCGCGAAAGCGCGATCCCCGCAGCCGCGACGATCGGCGTCACGCAGTGGAAGGCGCGCCTGGGCGGCATCCCGATGCCCGCGGTCCTCACCGGGATCGTCGCGGCCGCCGTCATCGTGATCGCCGCCATTGCCTATATGAGCCGTCCACTCGATGTGATGATCACCGGCACGGCGACGCGGGCCGGAGCATCGCGGCAGAGCGCGGCGTTGCCGCCCGGCAACGGAATGCCCGTGGTGATCATCGAGCCGATTCGCGTCATCGGCACGCCGCCGCAGCACACCGTCACGGTCGATCGTCTGCAAGCCAAGATCGGCGATGCGTTCTCGCGCTTCGACACCATCAACGTGTCGCTTGCGGCGGCACCGATTCCGGCCTCGGAAGGCGTCGCCGCGCTGCCTCGCGGCGACTACGTGCTCTCCGGCGCCATCGAATATGCCGACGCCGCCGCCACCGTCTGGTTCACACTATCCAGCATCGCGGAAAACAAGGTGGTGTGGTCGAGCACCTTCGAGCGCGTGCAACCGTCGGGCGGCCAGGGTTTGACCGAAGACTCCGTCGTGATCGCGCTCACCAACTCGCTGCTGCAATCCTACGGCGTGATCCGGGCGCGCGACCGTGCCAATCAGCTTGCCTCGAACGCAGGAGACCCGCGCTACCGCTGCGTCCTGCAGGCTGCCGATTCGATGCGGACCGCCGACCTCCAGAGCCACGAACTGGCGCGCGCCTGCCTTGAGCATTTCACCGCGCTCGATCCGAGTTTCGCGGTGGGTTTTGCGTTTCTCGCCATGATCTACAACCGCGAATTCCAGCTCGAATATCCGGCGCATTCCGGTGATGGGCCGCCGCTCGATCGCGCGCTCAAGGCGGCGCGGCAGTCGATCGCGCTCAATCCGGAGGATTCGCGCGGCTATCTCGCGCTGTTGATCGTGCAGTTCAACCGCCGCGAACTCAGCGCGGCGTTCTCGGCCGGCAAACGCAGCGTCGCGCTTAACAGATACGACATGCTGGCGCTGGGCGAATATGGCGGCCGGCTGATCCTGGCTGGCAAGATCGAACAGGGCATGGCGGCGCTCCAGGAGGCGGGCGCTGCCGAGACCTCACGGCCAGCTTGGCATCACATCTATCTGTTCATCGGCAGCTACGTAGCCGGCGACATGGCGGAGGCGATCCGCCATGCCGGTGACATCCCGAACGACAATGTGGCGTTGGGGCAGGTGGCACAAGTGCTCGCGGCTCAGGCGGCGGGTAAGCCCGACGAGGCTCGCAAGGCCATCGACCGGCTGAACGCCATCGCGCCGGCCTGGGTAAGCAGTCCGCGGCAGGAACTCGCGCGGCTGATTCCCGACCGCACCATTGTCGAGCGGCTGGCCAAGGGTCTCGCGGCTGCTGGCGTTCCCGGCGGCTCTTGAGCGCGATGGTCGCAGCTCGGCCGGCGGTCACTGTTATTGCTGAGTTATTTGCCTGCGCTAGCCTCACTTAACTGCAAATTGCTTACCCGAACGGAGGACGCCCGGCAGAACCGCCATCCGAACTGTGTGACAAAGGGCAGGCCATGTCCAACCGCGAATTCGATTCAAGCAAGACTCAGCCGGGCAATGTCATCTGGTTGGATGATACCGGAGGCGGCGAGCCACCGGCCGATCGTATCCTCTCACTGGAGAACGTCGCAGAGATGCTCGGCGTGTCGAAGCTCCGCCTTCGCTATTACGAGTTCCGCGGCCTCATTCGCCGCCAGCAGGTTCATGACGGTGTCCGGGTCTACAGCGCGGCCGATTGTGAGCGGATTGCCCTCATCACCAAGTGCCGCAAGGCCGGTCTGACGCTCTCCGACATGATCGTGATCATCGAGGCGACCGACGAGGACGTTACGCCGCTGATCTTCCGGGCCGGACAGGAGACCTGCATGGAATTGGTTGAGCGGCTGGAGCGGCGGCGCAAGGTGCTGGACGACGCGCTGTCGGAGCTGAGTCACGTCTATGCGGTGCTGACCGCACGCCTGATCGGCGGCAAGAACGACGGCGCTAATCGTTGAATTGCAGCCTGGCGAGGCGCGCATAGAGGCCGCCTTGCGCGACCAAGCTGTCGTGGGTGCCTTGCTCGACGACGCGGCCCTTGTCGAGCACCAGGATGCGGTCGCAGGACAGCACAGTCGCAAGCCGGTGCGCGATGACGAGCGTGGTGCGGTCGGCCATCAGCCGCGTCAGCGCGGTCTGCACCAGCGTCTCGCTTTCGGCGTCGAGCGACGAGGTGGCTTCGTCGAGCAGCAGCAACGGCGCGCCTTTCAGAATGGCCCGCGCAATCGCGATGCGCTGGCGCTGGCCGCCCGATAGCGTGACGCCGCGCTCGCCGACCGGCGTGTCGAAACCCTCCGGCAGCGCGCGGATGAAGCTTGCCGCGGCAGCGGCTTCGGCCGCCTGCTCGATCTCGGCGTCGGTCGCATCGGGGCGGCCGAAGCGGATGTTGTCGCGCACGCTCATGGCGAAGATCGCGGTGTCCTGCGGCACCAGCGCGATGTGGCGGCGCAGCTCGGCGGGATCGGCGTCGGGGAGCCGCACGCCGTCAAACGCGACGGTGCCCGATCGCGGATCGTAGAAGCGTAGGATCAGGTGGAAGATCGTGCTCTTGCCGGCGCCCGAGGGGCCGACGATCGCGACCTTCTCACCGGCCTTGATGCTGAGCGACACGCCGTCGAGCACGTCGGCGTCGGGCCGCGCCGGATAGGCGAAGCGGACATTGTCGAAGGCCACTTCGGCGCGCGGCCGCTCCGGCAACGGCACCGGTTTGGCGGGGGCACGGATCTCGGGCTCGACCGCGAGCAACTCGGCGAGCCGCTCGGCGGAGCCCGCGGCCTGCGAGATTTCACCCCAGACTTCGCTGAGCTGGCCCAATCCGCTCGCGGCAAACACCGCGAACAGCACGAACTGGCTGAGCGTGCCCGCGGTGATCGAGCCTGCGATCACGTTCTGGGCGCCGACCCAGAGAATGACCACGACACTTGCGGACGCGAGGAAAATGATCACCGCGGTCAGGGTGGCGCGCGCCTTGGTCGAATAGATCGCGGCCTCGTAGGCGCGCTCGACGGCGCCGGAGAACCGCGCGCCCGCGGCCGGCTCGTTGGTGAAGGCCTGCAAGGTGCGAATCGCGCCGATGAGCTCGGCCGCATAGGCCGACGCATCCGCCAAGGTATCCTGCGCGGTGCGTGAGCGGCGGCGCACGGAACGGCCGAACGCGACCAGCGGCAAAACGATCACCGGAATGGCGCCGAGCACGAACGCCGAAAGCTTCGGGCTCGTGATCACCATCATCGCGGCCGAGCCCAGGAACAGCACGAGGTTGCGCAACGCGACCGACACCGAAGAGCCAACCGCCGATTTGATCTGCGTGGTGTCGGCGGTGAGCCGCGAGGTGAGCTCGCCGATTTTGGCGGTGTCGAAGAACGGCGCCGACAGCGTGGTCAGATGGGAGAACACGGCGCTGCGCACATCGGCCACCACGCGCTCGCCGAGCGTGGTGACGAGGTAGTAGCGGCCGGCACTGGCGATCGCGAGCACGCCGACGATCAGGATCATCACGCCGAAATACTGGTCGATCAGGCCGATGCGCTCTTCCGAGAAGCCGAAGTCGATCATGCGGCGCACCGCGATCGGCACCACCAGCGTGGCCATCGAGGCGACCAGCAAGGCTACGATCGCCAAGGCGATCCGGCCGCGATAGCGCATCGCGTAGGGAACCAGGATTCGCAGCGGCTGAAGCTTGGGAGTGCGGGCAGGGGCGGCAGGACCGGACGTGGCAGGCGCCACAGCGTCACCGGCCGCAGAGGCGGGCGAAGCGACGCCGTCCTTCGGCCCGCTATGGCTGGACATATCGTTCATCTGCCTGTTTTGGCCTGCTTTTTCGCCGCGTCCCGGGATTTGCTCTGCGCTCTTGGGAGCCCAAATGCAACAAAACCTGACGGCTGCCTCAAGGGCTTGTTACCTGGGGTCCTGTCCTGTATAGAACCGCGCAAATCCAGCCAAATTCAACGGCGGCACTTAACGGCGGCTTGGCCGCAGGATCTCTACCATGAAGCCTGATCTGCATCCGGATTACCACACCGTCACGGTCAAGATGACCGACGGCAGCGAATTCACCACCCGCACCACGTGGGGCGCCAAGGGCGACGTGCTGCACCTCGACATCGACCCGAAGTCGCACCCGGCCTGGACCGGCGGCCAGCAGCAGTTGATGGACCGTGGCGGACGGCTGTCCAAGTTCCAGAAGAAATTCTCGGGCCTGGGCATCAGCAGCGCCAAGAAATAACCGGATCAACCGGCGTCAAACAAAAAACCCCGCGCCTGGCGCGGGGTTTTCGTTTTTCCGGGCTTCAAACCCGGCGATAACGCGGTTGTGGCTCCCCGAGCAAAACCGAGAATTCTCTCGATGGGGTGGCCTTAATGCCCGTCCTGCTCGAAGGCGGCCTTGAGCAGCCCGAGCTGTCGCACCACCGGATTGCTGCCCTGGGGTTTATCGGGGGCGAGCGGCGGCGCGTAGATGTTGGCATCGAGGCGCCGGACCTGGTCGTTCAGCTTCTTGGAGCGGTCGATCAGGTCGCGGAGGCGCTCGGGCAAAACCTTGATGGTCTCCGGATCGCCTGGCTCGCCGGCCGCGAGCTTGACCTTGGTCTTTTCCTTGTTGGCCTGGGCGAGCGACATCTCACCTTCCTTGACGGCCCGGTGCAGCAGCAGCCACGAGGCAAGCTGCATCAGCCGCGTGGTCAGGCGCATGCTTTCGGTGGCGTAGGCGAGCGCCGCGTTGCGCTCGAGCTTTTTGGATTCCTGCCGGCCGGGCCCGTCGAGATAGGCCGCGGTCTCTTCGACCAGCCCCATGCCGTCGCGGAACAGCGCTGCAAACGCCTGAGAGCCGGCGAGTCTTTCGCCGAATGCGATCGGCAACGCTTCGTCCGCGGAACGCTCTTTCATGATGCACGCCTTACCCAGACCCAACGCTTGATATGAACGGGTCGAGTTAAGACTGTCCAGCCGTTTAGCTGCAATGTTTACAAAATGGTAACCGTGATGGCGGGCTCGAAACGTTCCGCGCCGCGATATTTGCGCCGAAACGGCACAAAAAAAGAGCCGCCGTTGCCGGCGGCTCAAAGGTGGTAACAGGGAGGCGTCAAACAGAGTGGACAGGAGCCACTCGCGTCCATGAAGATGGACGGGTGTGAGTAATGAACGAGAAAGCTTAATTTTAAGTTAATCTTTATGAAACCGACGCGCTGTTATGGTTAACGGGCGGTTAACGGCGCGAACTTCCGAACCCAAGCGGCGCCAGTCCGCTGACGCGCGTCACTTCTTGAAAAACAGATCGGCTGCAGCCTTTGAGGCCTGCTTGCCTTTGATGTCGGCTTCGAGCCGTGCGATCTCGTCCTTGAGCAGCGCGATCCGTTCGTTGAGTTCACCAACCGAGAGCAGGGTCAGATCCTGACCGATCTCGTGGGAGATTTTTTTCTTCGGCCGGTCGTCATCGTCGGTCGCAGGCATCTCGGGCCTCCCGCATTCGATTGAATCAATAGCTTCCGCCCGGCTGGCTGTCACACGCCCGGTTGTCACGTTGCGGCCGGAAGACTACAGCGTTGGCGCATATCCGTTCCGGAAAACCGGTGTCCGCTTTTCCGGGACATGCGCTACAACCGCGATCTTCCAAACATCGAGGACGACATGACCCTGCCTGCCCGCATGACTGCCATTGCGATCCGCACACCCGGCGGGCCGGAAATGCTGGTGCCGGAGGAGCGGCCGATGCCGGTGCCGGGGCCGGGCGAGATCCTGGTCAAAGTCGCGGCCGCCGGCGTCAATCGTCCCGACGTGCGCCAGCGCCAGGGCACCTATCCGCCGCCCAAGGGCGCGACCGATATCCCGGGCCTCGAGATCGCGGGCGAGGTCGCAGCCCTCGGCGCCGACGTGAAGCGCTGGAAGTTGGGCGACAAGGTCTGCGCGCTGGTGGTCGGCGGCGGCTACGCGAACTACTGCCTCGCTTACGAGCCGCACGCGCTGCCGGTGCCGGCCGGGCTTTCGATGGTCGAGGCGGCGGCGATTCCGGAAACCTTCTTCACCTGCTGGCAGAACATGTTCATGCGCGCCGATGTGAAGCCCGGCGACTGGGTGCTGGTGCATGGAGGCACCTCGGGCATCGGCACCACGGCGATCATGCTCGCGAAAGCGTTTGGCGGCCATGTCGTCACCACCGCAGGCTCCGACGACAAATGCTCGGTGGCGAAGAAGATCGGCGCTGACGTTGCGGTGAACTACAAGACCGAGGACTTCGTCGAGGCCACCAAGAAAGCCACCGGCGGCAAGGGCGCCAATCTCGTCGTCGACATCGTCGGCGGCGACTATATCGACCGCAACTATGCGGCTGCGGCCGACCAGGGCGTGATCGCGCAGGTGTCGTTCACCGGCGGGCCGAAGGCCATCGCCAATTTCGCGGTGCTGATGCAGAAGCGATTGCATCACACCGGTTCGACTTTGCGGCCGCGCACGGTCGCAGAGAAAGCCGCGATTGCGCGCGGTCTCGAGGAGCGGGTGTGGCCGCTGATCGCGGCAGGCAAGATCAAGCCGGTGATCGATTCCACATATCCGCTGGCCAAAGCGGGCGATGCTCAGGCCCGCATGGAAACGAGCCAGCACATCGGCAAGATCGTTCTGACGGTTTGAAAGCGCCACTCACTTTGCGTCATAAAGTAGCCACGGAGTCCGTGGCTGATGTCAGCCCTGAAACGAAGCGGGCTGACGGCACGTGCGGCGAATTCTGACTCTGACGCTGGGCGTATTGCGTTTCGCCGTCGCAGGCTTGCTGCTTTGGCTCGCCTGGGAATGGCGGTCGCCGTTGTTCGCTTCGATCCGCGCGCCGGCCTTCGCGGCGCTGATCCTGTTGCCGGTTGCTCTGATCGTCCTGGAGGTCGTGATGCGGCGGCTTGGCACGAGAAGCCTTGGCACAAAATGGTTGCCCGGGACTTTGCTCGGCGCGGCGACGGCTATCGTCGCGGCGCTCGCGGCCGGCACGACGCTCTTCACCGATCTGCATTTCCGTTGGATGCGCTATCAGGTGCTGCACGCCGATGCCGCGCAGGTCGAACGGCTCGGGCGGCATTTCATGATCGGCTATCGCGACGATCCGGCGGCGCTGCGCGACCTGATCGAGCGCCGCGCGATCGCGGGCTTCTTCATCACCGCGCACAACGTTCGCGACAAGGACGCCGGCACAGTCCGCCAGGAGATCGATGGCTTTCAAGCGATCCGGAAGCGGCAGGGCCTGCCGCCTTTGCTGATCGCGACCGATCAGGAGGGTGGGGCGATTTCGCGGATGTCGCCGCCGCTGGCACGGCCGACGACGCTCGGCGATATCGTCCGCTCGCACAGTGACGCGACCGAGCGGCAGCAAGCCGTGCGGAGCTACGCAGAAGAGGTCGGCCGGTCGCTGGCAAGCCTCGGCATCAATGTGAACTTCGCGCCGGTGGTCGATCTCGACCACGGCCTGGACAATCCGAACGACCGCTATTCGCGCATCTCAAGTCGCGCCATCTCCAACGATCCCAAGATCGTGGCCGAGGTGGCGGCGGACTATTGCGACGGGCTTCGTCGGCATGGCGTGCAGTGCACGCTCAAGCATTTCCCGGGTCTTGGCCGCGTGTTCGAGGACACGCATTTCGAGCGCGCGAGCCTGACGACCTCGGCGGACGAGCTCGCCCGCACCGATTGGGTGCCGTTTCGTTCTCTGATGCAACAGCCCGGCATGTTTACCATGCTGGGCCACGCTCGCCTGACGGCGATCGACGCCGAACGGCCGGCCTCGTTCTCGGCGCCGGTGGTGTCGGGGCTCCTGCGGGGGACGTGGAAATACGGCGGCATCCTCGTCACTGACGATTTCAGCATGGCGGCGGCTTACGAAACCCCGGGCGGCCTTGCGGCCGCGAGCGTCGCGGCGCTCAACGCCGGTGTCGACCTGATCCTGACGAGTTACGACCCCGATCAGTATTTCCCGATGGTTTACGGCCTGCTGCATGCGGAAGCCGCCGGAAAACTCGCGAATGAGGCACTGGAGCGAAGCGACCGCAGGCTTGCAGGCGCCATAACGGAGCCGGCCGCACAGATCACCCGCGCTTCGTGCCGTTTGGCCGGAAATTCTTGCTAAGTCAGGCTGCTAACGCTAGTCATGGCGGTTGGGGAAGGGTCGGCCGGACCAGAGGTTTAGGCCGTGAAATCGGCATAATGTTGGGGGCTTTACGGCACCCATGGACTGGCTCGGGGCCTGGCTTGGGGCCGTAACACTCGCAATCGGACGCGGAGGGCGTCGCTTGAGCTTCTGGCGCGCGGCACCGTTCGCTGCACTTCTGATCGTCGCTGCCCTTTTCGGCAGCCCGGCCGCCCAGGCGGTCGAGGCCGTCAACGTGCGCACCGACGTCACCGCGATCGACCTCACCGGCGTGGCCGAGGTTGTCCACACCGACACCGACACCATCGCGGTCTCGGCCGCGCCCGGCGCCGACGGCATCGTTCGCCGCATGCAGCAGCCGGCGCGCGAGGGCTCGACCAACTGGGCCGTGTTTGCGCTCGCCAACTCCGGCGACGAGCAGATCGACCGGCTGATCGTGGTTCCACATTACCGGATGGTGGGCTCGGGCTTGCTGCTGCCCGACCTGGGCCTGTCCCGCATCGTCACCATCACGCCGAGCACCGGCGAGCGTCCCGAGCAGCAATACAGCGCGACCGCCGACATCTACCGGGTCACGCTCGATCCCGGCACGGTGATCACCTACATCGCCGAGCTTCGCACCGACCGGCTGCCACAGCTCTATCTGTGGGAACCCGACGCCTACAAGGACAAGGTCAACAGCTTCACGCTGTACTACGGCATCGTCATCGGCATCGCCGGTCTGTTGGCGCTGTTCCTCACGATCCTGTTCGTGGTGAAGGGCAGCGTGATGTTCCCGGCGGCCGCGGCGCTCGGCTGGGCGGTGCTGGTCTATATCGGCATCGATTTCGGCTTCTGGGGCAAGGTGTTCGACATGTCGTCGGGCGCCGAGCGCATCTGGCGGGCCTCCGGCGAGGCGATCCTTGCCGGCACCCTGCTGGTGTTCCTGTTCGCCTATCTCAATCTCGGCCGCTGGCACGTCCGCTACATGCACATCACGCTGGGCTGGCTCGCCGGCCTCGTGGCGCTGGTGGTGATTGCGTTGATCGATGCTTCGATCGCATCCGGCATCGCCCGTCTGTCGCTGGTCGGCATCGCACTGCTGGGCTTCGGCCTCGTGGTCTATCTGTCGACCCACGGCTACGACCGCGCCGTGCTTTTGATCCCGACCTGGTTCCTGCTGCTGGTCTGGGCGATTGCGCTGGTGATGACGGTGACCGGCTCGGTGCAAAACGACATCATCGGGCCTGCTTTGCTCGGCGGCCTCGTGCTGATCGTGATGCTGATCGGCTTCACCGTGATGCAGCATGCTTTCGCGGGCGGCATCACCCACAACATCGTGACCGACGTCGAACGCCGTGCGCTGGCGCTGACTGGCGCGGGCGACATGATCTGGGACTGGGATGTCTCGGCCGACCGCATCTACACCAGCCCCGAGACCGAGCACCTCTTGGGTCTCAAGCGCGGCTCGCTCGAAGGTCCCGCCGCGCGCTGGCTCGACGTGCTGCATGTGCTCGACCGCGACCGCTTCCGTGCGGCGCTCGACAGCGTGCTGGAGCAGCGCCGCGGCCGGCTGATGCAGGACTTCCGCCTGCGGACTCCGGAAGGCAATTACCTCTGGTTCGCGCTCAAGGCGCGCCCCGTGGTGGGTTCGGATGGCGAGGTGGTGCGGCTTGTCGGCACGCTCACCGACGTGACCGAGTTCAAGACCGCCGAAGAGCGTCTTCTCCACGACGCTGTCCACGACAATCTCACCGGCCTGCCGAACCGGCAGCTGTTCATCGACCGGCTCGAAGCCGTGATGGCGTTTGCCAAGTCCGACGCCAACATTCGGCCGACCGTGGTGGTGATCGACCTCGACCGCTTCAAACAGGTCAACGACTCGGTCGGCATTGCGGTGGGCGATTCGATCCTGCTCACGCTGGCGCGCCGGCTCGGCCGCCTTCTGAAGCCGCAAGACACGCTTGCCCGCCTCACCGGCGATCAGTTCGCCATGATCGTGCTGTCGGAACGGGATCCGACGCGGCTCATTGCCTTCG
The Rhodoplanes sp. Z2-YC6860 genome window above contains:
- the rcdA gene encoding protease adaptor protein RcdA, with the translated sequence MKERSADEALPIAFGERLAGSQAFAALFRDGMGLVEETAAYLDGPGRQESKKLERNAALAYATESMRLTTRLMQLASWLLLHRAVKEGEMSLAQANKEKTKVKLAAGEPGDPETIKVLPERLRDLIDRSKKLNDQVRRLDANIYAPPLAPDKPQGSNPVVRQLGLLKAAFEQDGH
- a CDS encoding DUF1192 domain-containing protein; protein product: MPATDDDDRPKKKISHEIGQDLTLLSVGELNERIALLKDEIARLEADIKGKQASKAAADLFFKK
- a CDS encoding NAD(P)H-quinone oxidoreductase, coding for MTLPARMTAIAIRTPGGPEMLVPEERPMPVPGPGEILVKVAAAGVNRPDVRQRQGTYPPPKGATDIPGLEIAGEVAALGADVKRWKLGDKVCALVVGGGYANYCLAYEPHALPVPAGLSMVEAAAIPETFFTCWQNMFMRADVKPGDWVLVHGGTSGIGTTAIMLAKAFGGHVVTTAGSDDKCSVAKKIGADVAVNYKTEDFVEATKKATGGKGANLVVDIVGGDYIDRNYAAAADQGVIAQVSFTGGPKAIANFAVLMQKRLHHTGSTLRPRTVAEKAAIARGLEERVWPLIAAGKIKPVIDSTYPLAKAGDAQARMETSQHIGKIVLTV
- a CDS encoding glycoside hydrolase family 3 N-terminal domain-containing protein, whose translation is MRRILTLTLGVLRFAVAGLLLWLAWEWRSPLFASIRAPAFAALILLPVALIVLEVVMRRLGTRSLGTKWLPGTLLGAATAIVAALAAGTTLFTDLHFRWMRYQVLHADAAQVERLGRHFMIGYRDDPAALRDLIERRAIAGFFITAHNVRDKDAGTVRQEIDGFQAIRKRQGLPPLLIATDQEGGAISRMSPPLARPTTLGDIVRSHSDATERQQAVRSYAEEVGRSLASLGINVNFAPVVDLDHGLDNPNDRYSRISSRAISNDPKIVAEVAADYCDGLRRHGVQCTLKHFPGLGRVFEDTHFERASLTTSADELARTDWVPFRSLMQQPGMFTMLGHARLTAIDAERPASFSAPVVSGLLRGTWKYGGILVTDDFSMAAAYETPGGLAAASVAALNAGVDLILTSYDPDQYFPMVYGLLHAEAAGKLANEALERSDRRLAGAITEPAAQITRASCRLAGNSC
- a CDS encoding EAL domain-containing protein, yielding MIVAALFGSPAAQAVEAVNVRTDVTAIDLTGVAEVVHTDTDTIAVSAAPGADGIVRRMQQPAREGSTNWAVFALANSGDEQIDRLIVVPHYRMVGSGLLLPDLGLSRIVTITPSTGERPEQQYSATADIYRVTLDPGTVITYIAELRTDRLPQLYLWEPDAYKDKVNSFTLYYGIVIGIAGLLALFLTILFVVKGSVMFPAAAALGWAVLVYIGIDFGFWGKVFDMSSGAERIWRASGEAILAGTLLVFLFAYLNLGRWHVRYMHITLGWLAGLVALVVIALIDASIASGIARLSLVGIALLGFGLVVYLSTHGYDRAVLLIPTWFLLLVWAIALVMTVTGSVQNDIIGPALLGGLVLIVMLIGFTVMQHAFAGGITHNIVTDVERRALALTGAGDMIWDWDVSADRIYTSPETEHLLGLKRGSLEGPAARWLDVLHVLDRDRFRAALDSVLEQRRGRLMQDFRLRTPEGNYLWFALKARPVVGSDGEVVRLVGTLTDVTEFKTAEERLLHDAVHDNLTGLPNRQLFIDRLEAVMAFAKSDANIRPTVVVIDLDRFKQVNDSVGIAVGDSILLTLARRLGRLLKPQDTLARLTGDQFAMIVLSERDPTRLIAFAETIRRTLRAPITFNDREIFLTASIGLALGDGQPSRTEETLKDAELAMYHAKRIGGDRIELFKPAMRARKTDRLTLESELRRALEREEITLVYQPIVRLEDRSVAGFEALARWDHPKMGRMSPSEFISIAEEIGLIVDLGLFVLERTARQLGAWQRQVRTREPIFCSVNVSSRQLLRHDLIHDLRTVLSRSGLARGSLKLELTESLVMENPEHAAQLLTRIRELGAGIALDDFGTGHSSLAYLQRFPFDTIKIDQSFVRTNNKGTRPVILRSIISLAHDLGMDVVAEGAETDSDAVELYQLGCEYAQGYVFGEPMSPEAARKLLQSEHLEPAR